In a single window of the Coffea eugenioides isolate CCC68of chromosome 3, Ceug_1.0, whole genome shotgun sequence genome:
- the LOC113766797 gene encoding receptor kinase-like protein Xa21: MDCCIVPDSISNSSKLTHVEFARNRLTRPIYIVFGNLKFLECLVLFDNNLTNESFSVELSFVTVLTECRYQREISVANNPFTGVLPVSIGNLSSSIEEIYAGGCKMKGRIPKTVGNLSNVRVLGLQENPLSRSIPSTIKGLQMLQGLSIESNNVSGTIPDSLCSLQYLYLASNRITSYVPDSLWSLKDLLGFILSSNFFTGSLPSEIGLLKVATWIDLSMNQFSNNIIIPSRIGDLENLNHLSLPYNNFEAKGRISYYELLQATNGYDESNLLGNFGSVYKGILANGICVAIKVFNLQLEYSFKSFTRECEVLYSLRHRNLTKVVGVCSNDDFKGLIHDYMPSGSLDLRNGNVLLNEDMVACVTGFGAAKILTGGENTAYTND, from the exons ATGGACTGTTGTATTGTACCTGATTCAATCTCAAACTCCTCTAAACTCACTCATGTAGAGTTTGCTCGAAACAGACTCACTCGTCCAATTTACATAGTCTTTGGGAATctaaaatttcttgaatgtttAGTGCTGTTTGATAACAATTTAACAAATGAATCTTTTTCGGTGGAGTTAAGCTTTGTCACTGTGTTAACAGAATgcagataccagagagaaattTCAGTGGCTAATAACCCATTCACTGGTGTTCTTCCAGTTTCTATAGGAAATCTTTCTTCTTCTATAGAAGAGATTTATGCAGGTGGCTGTAAAATGAAGGGAAGAATTCCAAAAACTGTTGGCAATCTAAGCAATGTGAGAGTGCTAGGTCTACAAGAGAATCCCTTGTCTAGATCAATTCCAAGTACAATCAAAGGGTTGCAAATGCTTCAAGGATTATCTATAGAAAGTAACAATGTTAGTGGAACTATCCCTGATAGTTTGTGTAGCTTACA GTATCTTTATCTAGCTTCCAACAGAATAACTTCTTATGTGCCTGACAGTTTGTGGAGCCTCAAAGATCTCTTGGGATTTATCCTGTCTTCGAATTTCTTTACTGGCTCTCTACCTTCAGAGATTGGACTATTGAAGGTTGCAACATGGATAGATTTGTCAATGAATCAATTCTCAAATAACATTATTATTCCTAGCAGAAttggagatttagaaaactTGAATCATCTTTCTTTGCCATATAACAACTTTGAAG CAAAAGGAAGGATTTCGTATTATGAACTCCTACAAGCAACCAATGGTTATGATGAAAGCAACTTACTAGGAAATTTTGGATCTGTTTACAAAGGGATTCTAGCTAATGGAATTTGTGTGGCCATAAAGGTGTTCAATTTACAGTTGGAATATTCATTCAAGAGTTTCACCAGAGAATGTGAAGTCTTATACAGTCTTAGGCACAGAAATCTGACCAAAGTCGTTGGTGTATGCTCTAATGATGACTTCAAGGGATTAATACATGATTACATGCCCAGTGGGAGCCTTGACTTGAGAAATG GTAATGTCCTTCTAAATGAAGATATGGTTGCCTGTGTGACTGGTTTTGGTGCTGCAAAAATATTGACTGGTGGGGAGAACACTGCATACACCAATGACTGA